From a single Nicotiana tabacum cultivar K326 chromosome 8, ASM71507v2, whole genome shotgun sequence genomic region:
- the LOC142163194 gene encoding uncharacterized protein LOC142163194, translated as MTYQVSSIVHSMALTLEDPNAFTIPCTIGIADFAKSLCDLGERIYLMPYSMLKTLGIGQPRATSMRLKMVDRTTKRPLGTIDDVLVLVDKFILPADFVILDCEVDYDVPIILGSTFLATGKALVGEEAGELTFRVIVYDTSAMINLEDPLEVVLLNLDVNEDEGYNQILIASEDKEKNQLHLSVWNLCIF; from the exons atgacttaTCAAGTAAGTTCAATTGTGCACTCTATGGCTCTAACGCTTGAAGATCCCAACGCTTTCACCATTCCATGTACCATCGGGATTGCAGATTTTGCAAAgtcattgtgtgatttgggagaaAGAATATATTTAATGCCTTACTCCATGTtaaaaactttgggtattggtcaaCCGAGAGCTACTTCAATGAGACTGAAAATGGTGGATAGAACAACGAAGAGGCCACTTGGTactattgatgatgttcttgtcctgGTGGACAAGTTTATCTTGCCTgctgattttgtgattcttgacTGCGAAGTCGACTATGATGTGCCTATAATTTTGGGAAGTACATTCCTAGCAACTGGGAAGGCATTGGTTGGTGAGGAagcaggggagctcaccttccgg GTGATAGTTTATGATACTAGTGCCATGATCAATTTGGAGGATCCTTTAGAAGTGGTATTGTTGAACCTTGATGTGAATGAGGATGAAG GTTACAACCAGATCTTGATTGCTTCAGAAGACAAGGAAAAAAACCAGCTTCACCTATCTGTATGGAACCTTTGCATTTTCTAG